From Frankiaceae bacterium, a single genomic window includes:
- the secD gene encoding protein translocase subunit SecD, with protein MATRPTASRARRARPTRPLGLILVTLVALATLVFVKHWEPRQGLDLVGGTSVILTPKGASPPKGALNSAVEIIRRRVNGTGVTSAEVVTEGQNVRVSLPNVGRAEALKIVGTTAELTFRPVQQTTDPGPQTLQTATPTPSGTAKPSGTATPKPKATPKVSASATARPRPVTGALLPAQTSPSPTPTATATPKATATPKATATPKATATPTGAPAPGEITVQEAIEKYDCGDPTNRADLAAWFGDPKRNAEPIVSCSVEGDAKYLLGPAEMTGKEVKGATATVNVDSGGISTGEWIVELSLKSAKKWSDLTEKYTGQQIAIVLDGVTQSAPQVQEKIPNGIATISGDFTESSAKTLGNVLKYGSLPVQFEQSQTQTISPTLGKESLDGALLAGLLGLGAVLLYAILYYRALGVVTIVGMLIFAALNFLAIVILGETMGFTLTLAGIAGLIVSVGISADSYVVFYERLRDEVREGRSVQASVERGFNRAFRTILAADFVSFLAAATLYWLSVGEVRGFAFTLGLATLIDVAVAWLYTRPVVTLLARTKMFREGRYGALAGSHALKGA; from the coding sequence ATGGCCACCAGACCAACCGCCTCGCGCGCCCGCCGGGCCAGGCCCACCAGGCCGCTCGGGCTGATCCTCGTCACGCTCGTCGCGCTCGCGACGCTCGTGTTCGTCAAGCACTGGGAGCCGCGCCAGGGGCTCGACCTCGTCGGCGGCACCAGCGTCATCCTCACGCCGAAGGGCGCGTCCCCGCCGAAGGGCGCTCTCAACTCGGCGGTCGAGATCATCCGCCGCCGCGTCAACGGCACCGGCGTCACCTCCGCCGAGGTCGTGACCGAGGGCCAGAACGTCCGCGTCTCCCTCCCCAACGTCGGCCGCGCCGAGGCGCTCAAGATCGTCGGCACGACCGCGGAGCTGACGTTCCGGCCGGTCCAGCAGACGACCGACCCCGGCCCGCAGACCCTCCAGACGGCGACGCCGACGCCGAGCGGCACCGCGAAGCCGTCGGGCACGGCCACGCCGAAGCCCAAGGCGACCCCGAAGGTCTCCGCGTCGGCCACCGCGCGCCCGCGCCCCGTGACCGGCGCGCTGCTGCCGGCGCAGACCTCGCCGAGCCCCACGCCGACCGCCACGGCCACGCCGAAGGCCACCGCCACCCCGAAGGCCACCGCCACCCCGAAGGCAACTGCGACGCCGACCGGCGCGCCGGCGCCTGGGGAGATCACGGTCCAGGAGGCCATCGAGAAGTACGACTGCGGCGACCCGACCAACCGGGCGGACCTGGCGGCGTGGTTCGGCGACCCGAAGCGCAACGCCGAGCCGATCGTCAGCTGCTCGGTCGAGGGCGACGCCAAGTACCTCCTCGGCCCCGCGGAGATGACCGGCAAGGAGGTCAAGGGCGCCACCGCGACCGTCAACGTCGACTCCGGCGGCATCTCCACGGGCGAGTGGATCGTCGAGCTCAGCCTCAAGAGCGCGAAGAAGTGGAGCGACCTGACCGAGAAGTACACCGGTCAGCAGATCGCGATCGTCCTCGACGGCGTCACGCAGTCGGCGCCGCAGGTCCAGGAGAAGATCCCCAACGGCATCGCGACGATCAGCGGCGACTTCACCGAGTCGTCGGCCAAGACGCTCGGCAACGTCCTCAAGTACGGCTCGCTGCCCGTGCAGTTCGAGCAGTCGCAGACGCAGACGATCTCCCCGACGCTCGGCAAGGAGTCCCTCGACGGCGCGCTGCTTGCCGGCCTGCTGGGTCTCGGCGCGGTCCTGCTGTACGCGATCCTGTACTACCGCGCACTCGGCGTCGTGACGATCGTCGGCATGCTGATCTTCGCCGCGCTGAACTTCCTCGCCATCGTCATCCTCGGCGAGACGATGGGCTTCACGCTGACCCTCGCGGGCATCGCGGGCCTCATCGTCTCCGTCGGCATCAGCGCCGACTCGTACGTCGTCTTCTACGAACGATTGCGCGACGAGGTCCGCGAGGGACGCTCGGTCCAGGCGTCCGTGGAGCGCGGCTTCAACCGCGCCTTCCGCACGATCCTCGCGGCCGACTTCGTGTCGTTCCTCGCGGCGGCCACGCTGTACTGGCTGTCCGTCGGCGAGGTCCGCGGCTTCGCGTTCACGCTGGGTCTCGCGACGCTCATCGACGTCGCGGTCGCCTGGCTCTACACCCGTCCCGTCGTCACGCTGCTCGCCCGCACGAAGATGTTCCGCGAGGGCCGCTACGGCGCCCTCGCCGGCAGCCACGCCCTGAAGGGGGCCTGA
- the secF gene encoding protein translocase subunit SecF gives MSVFSKLYQGETNVDFIGRRRTWYAVSAVLLMISIGGFIVRGGFNLGVDFTGGAVFEFEPAAATTVVDVRETIEGVVESDPIVEKIGSGVGSYRVKTKALTGAQVDEVAAAISREYGVAQDSINPTSVSPTWGQQITQKALLGLVVFLALVILYISMRFEPKMAVASIAALFHDIIITAGIYALVGFEVTPSTVIAFLTILGYSLYDNIVVFDKVRENTVGLAGSNRMTYSDAANLSINQTIMRSINTTLTSLLPVASLLFVGVFLLGAGSLKDLSLSLFVGMAAGAYSSVFFATPLLVEMKEREPQFKALASRIAARGASGAGRTPAVATAGARGGTVSASASSVAAAAATADAAEEAPARPAKATGAPNRPQPRPAKRKPHKGGRPHGKKRR, from the coding sequence ATGTCCGTCTTCAGCAAGCTCTACCAGGGCGAGACCAACGTCGACTTCATCGGCCGGCGGCGTACCTGGTACGCCGTCTCCGCCGTGCTCCTGATGATCTCCATCGGCGGGTTCATCGTCCGCGGCGGCTTCAACCTCGGCGTCGACTTCACCGGCGGTGCGGTGTTCGAGTTCGAGCCGGCCGCAGCGACGACCGTCGTCGACGTCAGGGAGACCATCGAGGGCGTCGTCGAGTCCGACCCCATCGTCGAGAAGATCGGCTCGGGCGTCGGGTCGTACCGCGTCAAGACCAAGGCGCTCACGGGCGCGCAGGTCGACGAGGTGGCCGCGGCCATCTCCAGGGAGTACGGCGTCGCGCAGGACTCCATCAACCCGACCTCGGTGAGTCCGACCTGGGGGCAGCAGATCACCCAGAAGGCCCTGCTCGGCCTCGTGGTGTTCCTGGCGCTGGTCATCCTGTACATCTCGATGCGGTTCGAGCCGAAGATGGCCGTCGCGTCCATCGCCGCGCTCTTCCACGACATCATCATCACGGCGGGCATCTACGCCCTCGTCGGCTTCGAGGTGACGCCGTCGACCGTCATCGCGTTCCTGACGATCCTGGGCTACTCGCTGTACGACAACATCGTCGTCTTCGACAAGGTTCGCGAGAACACCGTGGGCCTCGCCGGCAGCAACCGGATGACGTACTCCGATGCCGCCAACCTCTCGATCAACCAGACGATCATGCGCTCGATCAACACGACGCTGACGTCGCTGCTGCCGGTCGCGTCGCTGCTGTTCGTCGGCGTGTTCCTGCTCGGCGCGGGCTCGCTCAAGGACCTCTCGCTGTCGCTGTTCGTCGGCATGGCGGCGGGTGCGTACTCGTCGGTGTTCTTCGCGACGCCGCTGCTCGTGGAGATGAAGGAGCGGGAGCCGCAGTTCAAGGCGCTGGCCTCGCGCATCGCCGCCCGCGGCGCGAGCGGCGCGGGCCGTACGCCCGCCGTCGCGACCGCCGGAGCCCGCGGCGGCACGGTCTCGGCGTCCGCGTCGAGCGTCGCCGCGGCGGCCGCGACCGCCGACGCCGCCGAGGAGGCCCCCGCTCGGCCCGCCAAGGCCACCGGCGCTCCGAACCGCCCGCAGCCGCGTCCCGCCAAGCGCAAGCCCCACAAGGGCGGGCGCCCGCACGGGAAGAAGCGGCGCTGA
- a CDS encoding adenine phosphoribosyltransferase → MSGPLDVGALLRGRIRDVPDFPRRGILFKDIAPLLADPAAFAHAVDAIVAHQGRGNVDKVVGIEARGFIVAAPVAYHFGAGFVPVRKAGKLPSATHSRTYDLEYGTATLEVHRDAFEPGDRVLVVDDVLATGGTVEAASWLISEAGGKVVGCSVVLELSALGGRQRLAGLDVHSLVTY, encoded by the coding sequence CTGAGCGGCCCGCTCGACGTCGGCGCGCTGCTGCGCGGGCGGATCCGCGACGTACCCGACTTCCCGCGGCGGGGGATCCTCTTCAAGGACATCGCGCCGCTGCTCGCCGACCCCGCGGCGTTCGCGCACGCGGTCGACGCGATCGTCGCCCACCAGGGCCGCGGCAACGTCGACAAGGTCGTCGGCATCGAGGCGCGCGGCTTCATCGTCGCGGCGCCGGTGGCGTACCACTTCGGCGCGGGCTTCGTGCCCGTCCGCAAGGCCGGCAAGCTGCCGTCGGCGACGCACAGCAGGACGTACGACCTCGAGTACGGCACCGCGACGCTGGAGGTCCACCGCGACGCGTTCGAGCCGGGGGACCGGGTGCTCGTCGTCGACGACGTGCTCGCCACCGGCGGCACCGTCGAGGCGGCCTCCTGGCTCATCTCCGAGGCCGGCGGCAAGGTCGTCGGCTGCTCCGTCGTCCTCGAGCTCTCGGCCCTCGGCGGCCGTCAGCGGCTCGCCGGGCTGGACGTGCACAGCCTCGTCACGTACTGA
- a CDS encoding bifunctional (p)ppGpp synthetase/guanosine-3',5'-bis(diphosphate) 3'-pyrophosphohydrolase — protein sequence MPSDVAPTTSDPAVPGVPAPEPRAEPKAEAPAPPRRVRAALGRLTPGTRPQSPPELEPLLRTLRNTHPKADLRPVLRAYEVAVEGHKGQVRRSGEPYVTHPLAVAEILADLGMLPTPIVAALLHDLVEDTPATLESVRAEFGEEVATLVDGVTKLDKVKYGEAAQAESIRKMVVAMAKDARVLVIKLADRLHNMRTLRHLKPEKQERVARETLEIFAPLAHRLGMNTIKWELEDLAFATLYPKRYDEIVRLVADRAPSRDTYLANVIEEVSSNLADMKVKAEVTGRPKHYYSIYQKMIVRGRDFTDIYDLVGIRVLVDSVRDCYAALGAIHAIWSPIPGRFKDYIARPKFNMYQSLHTTVIGPEGKAVELQIRTFAMHKIADYGIAAHWKYKEAKGESAPAENLDWLKQILDWQKETSDPGEFLDSLRFDLGGAEVYVFTPRGDVISLPSGATAVDFAYAVHTEVGHRCIGARVNGRLVPLESPLDNGDVVEVFTSKAATAAPSQDWLSFVKTPRARNKIRQWFAKERREDAIEAGKEALSRAMRKQGLPLQRLLSGEALVTLSKDLRYPDIGSLYAAIGENHVSAQTIVHRLVQSLGGAEGAVEDIAEATMPTRTARPRQVGDPGVVVKGVSDVWVKLARCCTPVPGDPILGFVTRGNGVSVHRTDCVNVEGLRAQPGRLVEVEWAPSAGSVFLVAIQVEALDRTRLLSDVTKALSDHHVNILSASVTTTRDRVAVSRFTFEMADPKHLGHVLNGVRQVEGVYDAYRVVSAKG from the coding sequence GTGCCGTCTGACGTAGCGCCCACTACGTCGGATCCGGCTGTCCCCGGGGTGCCGGCGCCGGAGCCGCGCGCCGAGCCGAAGGCCGAGGCACCCGCCCCGCCGCGACGGGTCCGTGCCGCCCTCGGCCGCCTCACGCCCGGCACCCGGCCGCAGAGCCCGCCCGAGCTGGAGCCGCTGCTCCGTACGCTGCGCAACACCCACCCCAAGGCCGACCTGCGTCCCGTCCTGCGGGCGTACGAGGTCGCCGTCGAAGGTCACAAGGGCCAGGTCAGGCGCAGCGGCGAGCCGTACGTCACGCACCCCCTCGCCGTCGCGGAGATCCTCGCCGACCTCGGCATGCTGCCCACGCCGATCGTGGCGGCGTTGCTGCACGACCTCGTCGAGGACACCCCGGCGACGCTGGAGAGCGTCCGCGCGGAGTTCGGCGAGGAGGTCGCGACGCTCGTCGACGGCGTGACCAAGCTCGACAAGGTCAAGTACGGCGAGGCGGCGCAGGCCGAGTCGATCCGCAAGATGGTCGTCGCGATGGCGAAGGACGCGCGCGTCCTCGTCATCAAGCTCGCCGACCGGCTGCACAACATGCGCACGCTGCGACATCTCAAGCCCGAGAAGCAGGAGCGGGTGGCGCGGGAGACGCTGGAGATCTTCGCGCCGCTCGCTCACCGCCTGGGCATGAACACCATCAAGTGGGAGCTCGAGGACCTCGCGTTCGCGACGCTCTACCCGAAGCGCTACGACGAGATCGTCCGCCTCGTCGCGGACCGCGCGCCGAGCCGCGACACGTACCTCGCGAACGTCATCGAGGAGGTCAGCAGCAACCTCGCCGACATGAAGGTCAAGGCCGAGGTCACCGGCCGGCCGAAGCACTACTACTCGATCTACCAGAAGATGATCGTGCGCGGCCGCGACTTCACGGACATCTACGACCTCGTCGGCATCCGCGTCCTCGTCGACTCGGTCCGCGACTGCTACGCCGCCCTCGGCGCGATCCACGCGATCTGGAGCCCGATCCCCGGGCGCTTCAAGGACTACATCGCGCGGCCCAAGTTCAACATGTACCAGTCGCTGCACACGACCGTCATCGGGCCCGAGGGCAAGGCCGTCGAGCTGCAGATCAGGACGTTCGCGATGCACAAGATCGCCGACTACGGCATCGCCGCGCACTGGAAGTACAAGGAGGCCAAGGGCGAGTCGGCCCCGGCCGAGAACCTCGACTGGCTCAAGCAGATCCTCGACTGGCAGAAGGAGACGTCCGACCCGGGCGAGTTCCTCGACTCGCTGCGCTTCGACCTCGGCGGCGCGGAGGTCTACGTCTTCACGCCGCGCGGCGACGTCATCTCGCTGCCGTCCGGCGCCACCGCCGTCGACTTCGCGTACGCCGTCCACACCGAGGTCGGGCACCGCTGCATCGGTGCGCGCGTCAACGGCAGGCTCGTGCCCCTGGAGAGCCCGCTCGACAACGGCGACGTCGTCGAGGTGTTCACGTCCAAGGCCGCGACGGCCGCGCCGAGCCAGGACTGGCTGTCGTTCGTCAAGACGCCGCGGGCCCGCAACAAGATCCGCCAGTGGTTCGCGAAGGAGCGCCGCGAGGACGCCATCGAGGCCGGCAAGGAGGCGCTGTCGCGGGCCATGCGCAAGCAGGGGCTGCCGTTGCAGCGGCTGCTCTCCGGCGAGGCGCTGGTCACGCTGTCGAAGGACCTGCGCTACCCCGACATCGGGTCGCTGTACGCCGCCATCGGCGAGAACCACGTCTCCGCGCAGACCATCGTGCACCGCCTCGTGCAGTCGCTCGGCGGGGCCGAGGGGGCGGTCGAGGACATCGCCGAGGCGACCATGCCGACGCGCACCGCGCGGCCGCGGCAGGTCGGCGACCCCGGCGTGGTCGTCAAGGGCGTGTCCGACGTCTGGGTCAAGCTCGCCCGCTGCTGCACGCCGGTGCCCGGCGACCCCATCCTCGGCTTCGTCACCCGCGGCAACGGCGTCTCCGTCCACCGCACCGACTGCGTCAACGTCGAGGGGCTGCGCGCCCAGCCGGGCCGGCTCGTCGAGGTCGAGTGGGCGCCGTCGGCGGGGTCGGTGTTCCTCGTCGCGATCCAGGTCGAGGCGCTCGACCGGACGCGCCTGCTCTCCGACGTCACGAAGGCCCTGTCGGACCACCACGTCAACATCCTGTCGGCGTCGGTCACGACGACCCGCGACCGGGTGGCGGTGTCGCGGTTCACGTTCGAGATGGCCGACCCCAAGCACCTCGGCCACGTGCTCAACGGCGTACGCCAGGTCGAGGGCGTCTACGACGCGTACCGCGTGGTGTCCGCGAAGGGCTAG
- a CDS encoding peptidylprolyl isomerase, translating to MPSNKRQKELARRRAERQAARRAAERARRRKRRTILGLTIGGVAAAVVVLLLVLTTLNDDDKGSEALDDPSATPTPSASADEEAFKKFPVACGAKRPKEAKPQSFGDKPPKMTIDKAKTYEMTLKTSCGDIVVALDAKNAPNTVNSFHFLAGKDFYDGSICHRMSDQPTFSFIQCGDPSGTGAGDAPGYKLAEENTEGAKYERGTLAMANTGQPTSTGSQFFLLSKPATELPPNYTVAGKITKGIEVLDKIIKLGTDGAFDPSPGGGHPKQAVYLEDVTVKES from the coding sequence GTGCCGAGCAACAAGCGCCAGAAGGAGCTCGCCCGCCGCCGTGCCGAGCGGCAGGCCGCGCGCCGCGCCGCCGAGCGCGCCCGCCGCCGCAAGCGCCGCACGATCCTGGGCCTCACGATCGGTGGCGTCGCCGCCGCCGTCGTCGTGCTGCTCCTCGTGCTCACGACGCTCAACGACGACGACAAGGGCTCCGAGGCGCTGGACGACCCGAGTGCCACGCCGACGCCGAGCGCCTCCGCCGACGAGGAGGCGTTCAAGAAGTTCCCTGTCGCCTGCGGGGCGAAGCGGCCCAAGGAGGCGAAGCCGCAGTCGTTCGGCGACAAGCCGCCGAAGATGACGATCGACAAGGCGAAGACGTACGAGATGACGTTGAAGACGTCGTGCGGCGACATCGTCGTGGCGCTCGACGCGAAGAACGCGCCCAACACCGTCAACTCGTTCCACTTCCTCGCCGGCAAGGACTTCTACGACGGCTCGATCTGCCACCGGATGAGCGACCAGCCGACGTTCTCGTTCATCCAGTGCGGCGACCCGAGCGGCACGGGCGCGGGCGACGCCCCCGGCTACAAGCTCGCCGAGGAGAACACCGAGGGCGCCAAGTACGAGCGCGGCACGCTCGCCATGGCCAACACCGGCCAGCCGACGAGCACGGGCAGCCAGTTCTTCCTGCTCAGCAAGCCCGCCACCGAGCTGCCGCCCAACTACACGGTTGCCGGCAAGATCACCAAGGGCATCGAGGTCCTCGACAAGATCATCAAGCTGGGTACGGACGGCGCGTTCGACCCCAGCCCCGGCGGCGGCCACCCGAAGCAGGCCGTCTACCTGGAAGACGTGACGGTCAAGGAGTCGTAA
- a CDS encoding MBL fold metallo-hydrolase: protein MLIAGFPAGSWGTNCYVVAPAAGEQCVVIDPGQDAVPGIEEILREHRLKPAAVLLTHGHIDHVWSVVPVCGTHDVPAYVHPADRYMLSDPAAGIGMPGRDLFGMAFAEPSAVIELTGHDEIDLAGLGFVVDYAPGHTEGSVTFRLGETALFSGDLVFAGSIGRTDLPGGSYDAILDSLRRVVLPLPDDLPILSGHGPATTVGRERATNPYLREAVTAAPTSRGL from the coding sequence ATGCTCATCGCCGGGTTTCCCGCGGGGTCGTGGGGCACCAACTGCTACGTCGTCGCGCCCGCGGCCGGCGAGCAGTGCGTCGTCATCGACCCCGGCCAGGACGCCGTACCCGGCATCGAGGAGATCCTCCGCGAGCACAGGCTCAAGCCCGCCGCCGTGCTCCTCACGCACGGCCACATCGACCACGTGTGGAGCGTCGTGCCGGTCTGCGGCACCCACGACGTGCCCGCGTACGTCCACCCGGCCGACCGCTACATGCTCAGCGACCCCGCCGCCGGGATCGGCATGCCGGGGCGCGACCTGTTCGGGATGGCGTTCGCCGAGCCGTCCGCCGTGATCGAGCTGACCGGGCACGACGAGATCGACCTCGCGGGCCTCGGCTTCGTCGTCGACTACGCGCCGGGGCACACGGAGGGGTCGGTGACGTTCCGGCTGGGGGAGACGGCATTGTTCTCGGGCGACCTCGTGTTCGCGGGCTCGATCGGGCGCACGGACCTCCCTGGCGGCTCGTACGACGCCATCCTCGACTCGCTGCGCCGGGTCGTCCTGCCGCTGCCCGACGACCTGCCGATCCTGTCCGGCCACGGTCCCGCCACCACGGTCGGCCGCGAGCGCGCGACCAACCCCTACCTGCGCGAGGCCGTCACGGCCGCGCCGACTTCCCGAGGGCTGTAG
- the hisS gene encoding histidine--tRNA ligase, producing the protein MFSAPKGASDLLPEESGRWSATVTGLLAPSVRAGYRLVDTPIFEETGVFLRVGEATDIVTKEMYTFEDKGGRSLTLRPEGTAGVVRAAIEHHVDRGPLPWKVRYAGPMFRYERPQAGRTRQFFQVGVEALGVDDPAIDAEVVTLGVRAFEEVGLSNVTLLLNSMGDEACRPTYIATLQSYLRANAATLCRECQGRTETNPLRALDCKRAECQAVLATAPVITDHLCVPCKDHYAEVRSYLSALGVIWTEAPRLVRGLDYYRRTTFEFQHDGLGAQNAVGGGGRYDGLSEALGGPSLPGIGWALGLERIALALDAEGVVPGSDEGIEVFVIPIGPESRTNAVTIVDELRSSGVRADMVFGDRGMKGAMKAADRSGARISLIVEPAGTVQLKHMDTGEQYAVPLAEAAARAAAAEQRDQEAHDAAPPAAPETEEDDA; encoded by the coding sequence ATGTTCTCCGCACCCAAGGGCGCCAGCGACCTCTTGCCCGAGGAGTCAGGCCGGTGGTCGGCGACGGTCACCGGCCTGCTCGCGCCGAGCGTCCGCGCCGGCTACCGGCTCGTCGACACGCCGATCTTCGAGGAGACCGGCGTGTTCCTGCGCGTCGGCGAGGCGACCGACATCGTCACGAAGGAGATGTACACCTTCGAGGACAAGGGCGGCCGCTCCCTCACGCTGCGCCCCGAGGGCACCGCGGGCGTCGTCCGCGCGGCCATCGAGCACCACGTGGACCGCGGCCCGCTGCCGTGGAAGGTCCGCTACGCGGGCCCGATGTTCCGCTACGAGCGCCCGCAGGCGGGGCGCACCCGGCAGTTCTTCCAGGTCGGCGTCGAGGCGCTCGGCGTCGACGACCCCGCGATCGACGCGGAGGTCGTGACGCTGGGCGTGCGCGCGTTCGAGGAGGTCGGGCTCTCCAACGTCACCCTCCTCCTCAACTCCATGGGCGACGAGGCGTGCCGTCCCACCTACATCGCGACGCTGCAGTCGTACCTGCGCGCCAACGCCGCCACGCTCTGCCGCGAGTGCCAGGGGCGCACCGAGACCAACCCGCTGCGCGCGCTCGACTGCAAGCGCGCCGAGTGCCAGGCGGTGCTCGCGACCGCGCCGGTCATCACCGACCACCTCTGTGTCCCCTGCAAAGATCACTATGCCGAGGTGCGGTCGTACCTCTCCGCCCTCGGCGTCATCTGGACCGAGGCGCCGCGGCTGGTGCGCGGGCTCGACTACTACCGGCGGACGACGTTCGAGTTCCAGCACGACGGTCTCGGCGCGCAGAACGCCGTGGGTGGCGGCGGCCGGTACGACGGCCTGTCCGAGGCGCTCGGCGGCCCCAGCCTGCCCGGCATCGGGTGGGCGCTGGGCCTCGAACGCATCGCGCTCGCGCTCGACGCGGAGGGCGTCGTACCCGGGTCCGACGAGGGCATCGAGGTCTTCGTCATCCCCATCGGGCCTGAGTCACGCACGAACGCCGTCACGATCGTCGACGAGCTGCGCAGCAGCGGCGTCCGCGCCGACATGGTGTTCGGCGACCGCGGCATGAAGGGCGCCATGAAGGCGGCCGACCGTTCCGGCGCGCGTATCTCACTGATCGTGGAGCCGGCCGGCACGGTGCAGCTCAAGCACATGGACACCGGGGAGCAGTACGCCGTCCCCCTGGCCGAGGCGGCCGCCCGCGCCGCCGCCGCGGAGCAGCGAGATCAGGAGGCGCACGACGCCGCCCCGCCCGCTGCCCCAGAGACCGAAGAGGACGACGCATGA